From Pigmentibacter ruber, a single genomic window includes:
- a CDS encoding questin oxidase family protein, translating to MENIIDSNFYRSLKSVPDLLNDISNHIEFNGHLSNHNKHAVVALARLSADINLINKFYFEYIECTTYGCGLEPPKISKYHITKQNWKDYLGKRTSYTSYYEFFKSEIEINGLNRVLSEYLPQLLPGWVSSLTHAAIHLGWGLDIKNKCMITEGLAYLCFSFISCHPEKVLKEDNQVFNSPIHSFLNILEEIDKDPQQFKHYIDSILKKEEEENNFNFHPELKRSGTQLRIATVLKYGHPLIYLEQAWISNLSTEESWNELFYLTTLIYLHHSCNFVVLHLLTSLHALKEIAFYLNKEEEQECLKNYWIGMNCILFAMVTMPNKNEFNQLIDKYYNKFDDFNDINISKYWKNIIESAFLEKEEHNPKMVYVLRKMWEESGYKSIYRIAANLFTTTPGLPESFKQMPNES from the coding sequence ATGGAAAATATAATTGATAGTAATTTTTATAGAAGTTTAAAATCAGTTCCAGATCTACTTAATGATATCTCAAATCATATTGAATTTAATGGACACTTATCTAATCACAATAAGCATGCAGTTGTTGCTCTTGCAAGACTTTCAGCAGACATTAACTTAATAAATAAATTTTATTTTGAATATATTGAATGTACGACTTATGGTTGTGGATTAGAACCCCCAAAAATCTCAAAATATCATATAACTAAACAAAATTGGAAAGATTATTTAGGAAAAAGGACAAGTTATACTTCTTATTATGAATTTTTTAAATCTGAAATTGAAATAAATGGATTAAATAGAGTTCTTTCCGAATATTTACCGCAATTACTACCTGGTTGGGTTAGCTCATTAACTCATGCGGCTATCCATTTAGGTTGGGGTTTAGATATTAAAAATAAATGTATGATTACTGAAGGATTAGCTTACTTATGCTTTTCATTTATATCGTGTCATCCTGAAAAAGTTTTAAAAGAAGATAATCAAGTTTTTAACTCTCCAATACATTCTTTTTTAAATATCTTAGAAGAAATTGATAAAGATCCTCAACAATTTAAACACTATATTGATTCCATTTTAAAAAAAGAAGAGGAAGAGAATAATTTTAATTTCCATCCAGAATTAAAACGTTCAGGAACCCAATTAAGAATAGCGACAGTTCTTAAATATGGCCATCCATTAATTTATTTAGAACAAGCATGGATAAGTAATTTATCAACGGAAGAATCATGGAATGAATTATTTTATTTAACTACTTTAATTTATCTGCACCATTCATGCAATTTTGTAGTTCTCCATCTCTTAACTTCTCTTCATGCATTAAAAGAAATCGCTTTCTATTTAAATAAAGAAGAAGAGCAAGAGTGTTTAAAAAATTATTGGATTGGTATGAATTGTATACTATTTGCTATGGTGACAATGCCAAACAAAAATGAATTTAATCAATTAATTGATAAATATTACAATAAATTTGATGATTTTAATGATATTAATATTTCTAAATATTGGAAAAATATTATAGAAAGTGCCTTTTTAGAAAAAGAAGAGCATAATCCTAAAATGGTATATGTTTTAAGAAAAATGTGGGAAGAGTCAGGATATAAATCAATATATAGAATTGCAGCAAATCTATTTACAACTACTCCTGGGCTTCCTGAATCTTTCAAACAGATGCCGAATGAAAGCTAA
- a CDS encoding DMT family transporter has protein sequence MTYFIFLAILNGVIIGTSRSINGKLSFYVGPLKASLWNHLGGFLFLSFLLYFIDSYKYIYTTTIPLVYLLGGVFGALFVTLNSYVFTKIGAVKTALLVISGQMISSVLLDFNFKNKISIFAQILGIILIITGVYLSKLEKLPFLKQSLKIK, from the coding sequence ATGACATATTTTATATTCCTTGCTATTTTAAATGGTGTCATAATTGGAACTAGTAGATCTATTAATGGAAAACTAAGTTTTTATGTTGGCCCTTTAAAAGCTTCATTATGGAATCATTTAGGTGGTTTTTTATTTTTAAGCTTTCTCCTTTATTTCATAGATAGCTACAAATATATATATACAACCACAATACCTTTAGTATATTTATTAGGCGGTGTTTTCGGAGCCTTATTTGTTACATTAAATAGTTATGTATTTACAAAAATAGGGGCTGTAAAAACCGCTTTACTTGTAATAAGTGGTCAAATGATTTCTAGCGTATTACTAGATTTTAATTTCAAAAATAAAATCTCAATTTTTGCACAAATTCTTGGAATCATATTAATTATAACAGGTGTTTACTTATCTAAATTAGAAAAATTACCTTTTTTAAAGCAAAGTTTAAAAATAAAATAA
- a CDS encoding DMT family transporter, translating to MKSTLSPSWILGLLAGVVLTLMINFNSHLAKTTSPLFASWSAHGIGTLTAILIIYLNSVVNKTKKETLKNIPIWSYFGGIPGAFTVILAVIAVNTTLGLSGTLSLMLVGQIIFGIISDLFGLFGTMKKSVNLKDFLVIFLILTGSWLIINFRT from the coding sequence ATGAAAAGTACACTTTCACCATCATGGATTCTTGGACTGCTTGCTGGAGTTGTTCTTACTTTAATGATTAATTTTAATAGTCATTTAGCTAAAACAACTTCGCCTTTATTTGCTTCTTGGAGCGCTCACGGTATAGGAACGCTAACAGCTATTCTTATTATATACTTAAATTCTGTTGTTAATAAAACTAAAAAAGAAACACTAAAAAACATTCCGATCTGGAGTTACTTTGGAGGAATTCCTGGAGCTTTTACAGTAATTTTGGCAGTAATTGCAGTAAATACAACTTTAGGTCTTTCAGGTACTCTATCTTTAATGTTAGTTGGGCAAATTATTTTTGGAATTATTTCAGACCTATTTGGATTATTTGGTACTATGAAAAAATCTGTGAATTTAAAAGATTTTTTAGTTATTTTTCTCATTTTAACTGGAAGTTGGCTCATTATTAATTTTAGGACTTAA
- a CDS encoding HAD family hydrolase codes for MKNGVIFDLDGTLIDTPAGIVEGFLYSLKCLNYNNVGVIDIRNTIGLPLEKAFASLLNVELENDLILLAIKNYHKAFNEIVLPKAKKLIFPGVIEGLTNLKEHGFILAIATSKYLKSANNLLSAAELLNYFDLIVGADLVKQAKPHPEMGLFVIEKLQLDPKNSFMIGDTTHDLLMAKDAGLRGIGVTYGIHDKSKLETAEPELISDNFNNVIQYILKQN; via the coding sequence ATGAAAAATGGAGTTATCTTTGATTTAGATGGAACACTAATAGATACACCTGCTGGAATTGTAGAAGGATTTTTATATTCTTTAAAATGTTTAAATTACAATAATGTAGGTGTTATCGATATCAGAAATACGATAGGACTTCCTCTAGAAAAAGCATTTGCCTCTCTACTAAATGTCGAATTAGAAAATGATCTTATTTTGTTAGCAATTAAAAACTATCACAAAGCATTTAATGAAATAGTTTTACCCAAAGCTAAAAAACTTATTTTTCCTGGTGTTATCGAAGGTCTTACAAACTTAAAAGAACACGGATTTATATTAGCAATTGCTACTAGTAAATATCTAAAGAGTGCAAATAATCTATTATCTGCTGCAGAGCTGCTTAATTATTTTGACTTAATAGTTGGGGCAGATCTTGTTAAACAAGCAAAACCACACCCAGAAATGGGTTTATTTGTTATCGAAAAATTACAATTAGACCCTAAAAATTCTTTTATGATTGGTGATACTACACATGATTTGCTTATGGCAAAAGATGCTGGTTTACGTGGTATAGGTGTAACTTATGGAATTCATGATAAAAGCAAACTAGAAACTGCTGAGCCTGAACTTATTTCTGATAATTTTAATAACGTTATTCAATATATACTAAAACAAAACTAG
- a CDS encoding pseudouridine-5'-phosphate glycosidase codes for MLKIKKHPLLKYSEEVLDALHNQKPVVGVESTVIAHGLPFPENLITAQKIETVIRESGSIPATISLKNGHFLIGMNNEELEQFASTKGIPKVSSRDIPVILANKSLGATTVASSLVACDLAEIPFFASAGIGGVHRGAETSMDISADLIQFTRSKVAVVCAGAKNILDLNLTMEYLETQCIPIISYKSDDFPAFYCISSGIKSPHRVDDDEVIAKIIEKHWELGNKSSVLITSPINTEDAIAREEVEEIINKAMIAAEHAGIKGPMATPYLMKAVAQATAGKTVKANMSVLISTAELAGKLAKAHMNYLQNQMLN; via the coding sequence ATGTTGAAAATAAAAAAACATCCTTTGCTTAAATACAGCGAAGAAGTCCTTGATGCGTTGCATAATCAAAAGCCAGTTGTTGGAGTCGAATCTACCGTTATTGCGCATGGACTACCTTTTCCAGAAAATTTAATTACTGCTCAAAAAATTGAAACCGTAATTCGTGAATCAGGAAGTATTCCTGCCACTATTAGTCTTAAAAATGGTCATTTTTTAATTGGTATGAATAATGAAGAATTAGAACAATTTGCTTCAACTAAGGGAATTCCAAAAGTTAGTAGTCGAGATATCCCTGTTATTTTAGCAAATAAAAGTCTAGGTGCGACAACAGTTGCTTCTTCATTGGTGGCATGTGACTTAGCTGAAATTCCATTTTTTGCTTCTGCTGGAATAGGCGGAGTCCATAGAGGGGCTGAAACTAGTATGGATATTTCAGCCGATTTAATTCAATTTACACGTTCGAAAGTCGCTGTTGTTTGTGCAGGTGCTAAAAATATTCTAGACTTAAATTTAACTATGGAATACTTAGAAACCCAATGCATTCCAATTATTTCTTATAAGTCAGATGATTTTCCTGCATTTTACTGCATTTCTAGCGGCATAAAAAGTCCACATAGAGTTGATGATGATGAAGTAATTGCAAAAATTATTGAAAAACATTGGGAATTAGGAAATAAAAGTTCTGTATTAATTACAAGTCCAATAAATACTGAAGATGCTATTGCAAGAGAAGAAGTTGAAGAAATAATTAATAAAGCAATGATAGCAGCAGAACATGCTGGAATTAAAGGACCAATGGCTACTCCTTATCTTATGAAAGCTGTTGCTCAAGCGACTGCAGGTAAAACCGTTAAAGCAAATATGTCTGTTTTAATTAGTACTGCAGAATTAGCTGGAAAATTGGCAAAAGCACATATGAATTATTTACAAAATCAAATGTTAAACTAA
- a CDS encoding tautomerase family protein produces the protein MPHIIIKHFPSSSKEQRDKITLDIIQTISRNLNCSENVISISFEEIEKENWFKEVYKPEIIEKKDLLHKQPNY, from the coding sequence ATGCCGCACATTATAATAAAACATTTTCCCTCAAGTAGCAAAGAACAGAGAGACAAAATTACTTTAGATATCATTCAAACAATTTCAAGAAATTTAAATTGCTCTGAAAATGTTATTTCAATTTCATTTGAAGAAATAGAAAAAGAAAATTGGTTTAAAGAAGTTTACAAACCGGAAATTATAGAAAAAAAAGATTTACTACACAAACAACCAAATTATTAA